The sequence CTTAGGGTGCATCGCACTCTCTTCCATGACCTTTTCCTGCCTCGGCACTATCTGCGGCACTGTCATAGACAAGCCGGAAAACATAGGCCGGGTGCAGTCCGTGATCATCGTCCCGCTCATATTCATGGCGGGCATCTTCTTCCCCCTCTCATCCTACCCTTCAGCCATACTGCCACTGATTGAGCTGCTACCCACCACGGCTGTTTTCGAGGGGGCTCGCGACGCTCTCCTCACTGGAGCCGTCCCCACTCACTACCTGGTCAACCTGGTTCTGAGTGCGGCAGTATCTTTCGCCGTTGCCGTATACGTCTTCAATCGTAAAATGGCGGAATAAGCGATTCTTCTTGAGTTCGCCGCGCCTTTCATAGTAAAGTTCGCAGTAAACTTTTTACCTCCTGGATGCCCCTTGCGACACCGTGTCGGAAAGGTGGCAGCCGAAGCGTTCCTTGTCGCAGAGCCGACCGTTTTTGGCGCGAATTCGTTCCCTGCCCCGAGTCGATTCCCCCCGCCGCACTGCACGCTTTCCAGGGTCACATTGGAGATACCATGGCCGAAGAGTTCGTACCGAAATGGATCGCCTGGGAGACCACCCAGCGCTGCAACCTCAAATGCGTGCACTGCCGCTGTTCGTCCGAGATGACCTCGTCGGAAGGTGACTTCACCACCGAGGAAGGAAAGAAGCTCCTCAAGGAAATCGCCGATTTCTCCAAGCCGGTTGTGGTTCTCTCCGGCGGCGAACCGCTCATGAGGCCGGACATCTTTGAACTCGCCGAGTACGGCACCTCGCTCGGCCTCAGGATGTGCATGGCGACCAACGGCTCCCTCGTGACCGACGAGGTGTGCGAGAAGATGAAGAAGGCGGACATCAAGATGGTGTCGCTCTCCCTGGACGGCTCCACCGCCGCCGTGCACGACGACTTCCGCCAGTGCCCGGGCGCCTTCGAAGGCGTGATGAAGGCCGCCGAACTCTTCAGAAAGCACGGCCAGAAGTTCCTGGTCAACTCCTCCTTCACCAAGCGCAACCAGACCGACATCGCCAACACCTTCAAGGTCGCCAAGTCCATCGGCGCCACCGCCTGGTACATGTTCATGATCGTCCCGACCGGTCGCGGCGAGGAGATCATGAGCGAGCTGATCTCCAAGGAAGACTACGAGGAGATCCTCGACTGGCACTACCACCAGGAGAAAAACGAGGACGACATCCTCATGCGCCCGACCTGCGCACCGCACTACTACCGCATCGTGCCGCAGAAGGCCAAGGCGGAGGGGGAGAAGTTCGAGCGCCGCTCCCTCACCTTCTCCACCGGCGGCGGCAAAGGGTGCATCGCGGCCCAGACCATCTGCCTCATCGACTGCTTCGGCAACCTGAAGCCCTGCTCCTACTTCCACAGGACCGCGGGGAACGTGAAGGAGACCCCGTTCAAGGAGCTCTGGGAAAACTCGGAGATCTTCAAGGAACTGCGCGACTTCAAAGCCTACAAGGGTAAGTGCGGCGAGTGCGAGTACCTGAACGTCTGCGGTGGCTGCCGCGCCCGCGCCGATGCGGTGTACGGCGACTACATGGAAGAGGAGCCGTTCTGCAACTACGTGCCGATCAAGGTGCAGAGGAAAGAGCAGAAATAATTTGAGATTTGCTCCCCCTCCTTTGCGGAGGGGGACTTTTAAAGCGGACCCCTCTCTAGATGGGAGAGGGACCGGTTGTGCCATGCTCTCATTGAGCTTTTTCTTGACGATGGCAATCAAAGTTGTGGAATGTGTGTTTAACAACTTTGATACTTGATCCCTCAAAATTTCACCCAGGAGGATTACTATGAATACTCGATTTTTAGACGCATGTTGGGGTAAGCCGGTCGACATCGTACCGGTATGGCTTATGCGTCAGGCCGGCCGTTACCTCCCCGATTACATGCGCGTCCGCTCCAAATGCACCTTCCTGGAACTCTGCAAGACGCCGGAACTCGCCGCTGAAGTCACCATCCAGCCGGTGGACATCCTGGGCGTCGATGCCGCGATCCTCTTCTCCGACATCCTCACCCCGATCGAGCCGATGGGCATGGAGCTCGACTTCACCCCCGGCCCGGTCTTCACCAAACCGATCCGCACCATGGCCGACGTGGAGGCGCTCAAGATCCCGAAGATGGAGACCGACGTCCCCTACGTGCTCGACGCCGTCAAACTCCTCCGGAAAGAGCTCGCCGCCAAGGTACCGCTGATCGGCTTCGGCGGCGCCCCCTTCACCCTCGCCTGCTACATGGTCGAAGGCAAGGGGTCCAAGGACTTCGCCGCACTCAAGAAGATGATGTACGCCGAGCCCGAGATCTACGCGGCGCTCATGGACAAGATCACCACCATGGACATGGAGTACCTGAACGCCCAGATCAAGGCCGGCGCGCAGGCGATCCAGATCTTCGACACCTGGGGCGGCATGCTCTCCCCCGCCGACTACGAGCGCTACGTCCTCCCGTACACCCAGCGCCTCATCAACGGCCTGAACCGCACCAACGTTCCGGTGATCCACTTCGTGAAGGGCGCAGGCACCATGCTCGAGATCGTGAAAGAAGCAGGCGGCGACGTCATGGGCCTCGACTGGCACGTGAACCTCGGCAAGGCCCGCGACATCCTGGGCGACATGGCGGTACAGGGTAACCTCGATCCGACCGTGCTCTTCGCACCGAAAGAGATCATCGAGCGCGAGGTGAAGCGCGTGCTCGACGAGAACGCCGGCAGGCCCGGTCTCATCTTCAACCTGGGGCACGGCATCCTCCCCACGGTACCACCGGAAAACGCGATCTTCATGGTCGACTGCGTGCACAGGCTGTCGCAGAAATAATTCAGGACCACAGACTGGGGCGGCCGATAAGGCCGCCCTTCTTGTTTCAACCGGGCAAGGGGTCCGGTGCCCGCAGTGCCACGGCCGGCACCGAGGGCGCGGACCAGGCAGGAGCGCATCATGCTGAGGCTTTTCAAGATAGAAAACGGACTCATCACAGAGATGGAGTTCGAGCGGGAGGACCTCCCCAACCAGATCCTAAAGGCCGACTGGATCGACGCCCACGAACCGGACGACGAAGAGAGGGATCTGCTGGAGCTCCTCCTGCACACCGACATCCCCGAGTACGACGAGGTCGACGAGATCGAGATCTCCGCCCGATGCTTCGTCGATTCCGCCGGGATCCACGTCCACCCGCTCTTCCTCTCCCAGAGCGAGGGGCGTCACATGACGCTTACCGTCGCCTGCATTCTGCAGACGAACCACCTGATCACCATCCGCGAGGGAGACTTAGCCGATTTCCGCCTGCTGCGCATGCGCGCCCGCCGCGGCCACGTCGAGTGCCGTTCCGCTGCGGAACTTCTCGTCATCCTGCTGGATCAAAAGGTAGAGAACCACGCAGACACCCTGGAGGACATCCACCGCCAGCTCGAGGGGGTGAGCCACATGGTGCTCGAAGACGAGGAGGCGGAGCTGGAGGACGCCATCGACAAGCTGGCGCGGCTCGAGGACAGCAACGGGAAGATCCGCCTCTGCCTCATGGATACCCAGCGCGACATATCCTTTTTGTTGCGCCACTTGAGGGATCGGACCGACCAGGCCGAAACGCTCAGGGAGATCGCACGAGACGTCGAGACCCTCATGTCGCACACCACCTTCCTGTTCGACAAGATCAACTTCCTGATGGACTCAACCCAGGGCTTCATCAACATCGAGCAGAACCAGATCATTAAGATCTTTTCCATTGCGGCGGTGGTCTTCCTCCCCCCTACCCTTGTCGCCAGCATCTACGGCATGAACTTCGACTACATGCCCGAGCTGAAGATGGGACTCGGCTACCCTTGGGCCCTGGCCCTGATGATCCTGTCGGGCATCGCACCTTACTGGTATTTCAAGCGGAAGGGGTGGCTGTAACTTTTCCCCCTCGCGTTTAGTGTTTTTCATAGCTGTATACGGAAAAATGGATTATTTACACCCTGTAAGAAAAATGCTATAAGGTCCGCTTGAAATTCATTAATTGAGGCGGGCTTATGGCAAAGAAGGCGGTACTTGCGGCAGCAGCACTGTTACTTTCTATCTCCTCACCCGAAGCATGGGCAACCAACGGCGATACCCTGATCGGCGTGGCGCCTGCGTCGCGCGCCATGGGAGGGGCCGGCGTCGCCGCCCCACAAGACGCCATAAGCGCCATCTTCGCCAATCCCGCCGCGGTCTGCATGGGGCCCTACTGCCCCGGCACCGAGGTGGTCTTCGCCTCGACGATCTACAACCCCTCGGTGAAGGCCACCGTGACCATGGGGCCCCAGGTCGTCAGCGCGAAGAGCGACATGAGGCCGTTCATCATCCCCGCCGTCGGTATGGTCACTCCGATCAGCGACCGGTTCCGCTTCGGTCTCGGCATGTTCGGGATCACCGGTATGGGGGTCGACTACCGGAACAAAGGGATCGACCTCAACCCCGGCTCACCCGGTGCCGAAGGCGACATCTACACGCAGCTCCAGATCCTCAAGTTCGCCCCTAACGTCGCCTTCCTGGTCACCCCCAACTTCTCGATAGGGACTTCGCTGCACCTTTTGTACGGCTCGCTTGACCTGGGCGAAGGTACCTCGCACAACTACGGCATCGGCGAGCAACTTGGCGCCATTTACCGCATGGGTCCCTGTTCGATCGGGGCCAGCTACACAACGGCGGAGAAACTTTCGCACGAGAGGGTTTCCGACTTCGGCGGGACAGAGCAAAAAACGCTGGAGATGGAGTCGCCGCGCACCGCTTCGGCGGGGATCGCCTGGCACGCAACGGATAACCTCCTCCTCGAGGCTGACGCCAAGTGGCTCAACTGGAGCGATGCCGACGGTTATCGGGAATTTGACTGGAAGGACCAGTGGGTCTACGCGCTGGGGATGCAGTACAAGGACCCGGATGGGCTCACCATGCGCCTTGGCTACAACTACGGCAAGAACCCGGTGCGGCTGCACAAGAACTTCGACCTGATGGGGACGACGCAGATTCAGGGGAACACGGTCTCAAACGCGGGGTACGAATATCTGCGCATCATAGGCTTCCCGGCAATAGCCGAACATCACTTCTCCTTCGGGGTCGGCTACCAGTTCACCGGCTCGTTCGAAGCACATCTCGGTGGGATGTGCGCGCTCAGCAACAGCGTGAGCGAGAGCGATGCGAGCGGCACCTACACCTTCTCCTCCAAGGTACGGGAAACCTCGTACGACATCGGACTCATATGGCATTTCATGTAGTGTGAGTACGCATTGCAACAGAAGCCCCCTCAGCCAGAGGGGGCTTTTTTTTGACCTGCCCAAGACTTCCCCCCTACCCCACCGAAAACATTAAACTCAAGAAAGCGCCGTATATGCCGATAAAATCGGTGGAAAAGATCAGAACTTGTCACACGTTGCCCCCACGGTACGCAGCCTTTTGTCCTCCCCTCCCCCGCCAGGCTGCCTAACCGGGCGAACGGCGCCCTGCAGATCCGGCCGCCGCAAATGCGGAGCCGCCAGGCCCCAACCACCAACCATGACCGTAAAAGAAAAACCATACCCCGCCTCGTGCGGTATGCGCGAACGGATCATAGCCTACTTCAGCGTCATCTCGCTTGCCGGTTCGGCGGCGTTGATCCTCGTTCTCGTGTACGGTTCGCCTCAACTGGGGATCGAAGGGATCTACCCGCTTAAGCAGAGCGAGATCGTGCGTGCGCTGGAGGACGCGGCGGACTTGAAGGTGGAGTCGGTGGTGACCTGGCTTGCTTCCAGGCGCGCCGAGCTTGCCGTCGTCGCCAACTCGCGCGACTTCGTGAGGACGACTGAGTCGGCCCTGGCGGGAGGCGACGAGCCCGACGCGGCGGATATCCAGTCACTCTCACAGCATCTGCGCACCCTGAAGATCATCTCTCCGGACACTTATACGTCGGTCGTGCTGGTGGGCACGGCAGGGAAGGTTCTGGCGGCGAGCGAGATGGACCTCGTTGGCGCGAGCTACCGATACAAGGCGTTCGTGGAGGCCACACTCGCCGCCGGTGCAGCCGAGCACATCGACGTCTTCGGCGAAAGCGGGGAACCGGCGATCCTCATCGGACGGAAAGTCTTGGTCCGGGACAGGGCGGGGAGGGCGACCGGGGACGTTGCGGGGGTGGTGGTTGCCGAGGCCGGACCGAGGCCGAGTTTCGAGGCTCTTACGCTGCTTCCCGGCACGGCCGGTGCGCAAAGCATCATGATCCTCGTGGGACCGCGTGGTGAACTGCTCGCATCGGTGCCGGAGCAGAGACGGACCCCGACGCGCAGGGATGCTCTCACGGAAAAACTGACCGGGCGGGTCCTCGGGAAGACGGCGTCGTCGCAATTGGAGACGCTTAGTGACGGCAGAAGGTTCTTCGCCACCTACCGTTACCTCGAG is a genomic window of Geomonas ferrireducens containing:
- a CDS encoding radical SAM/SPASM domain-containing protein, whose product is MAEEFVPKWIAWETTQRCNLKCVHCRCSSEMTSSEGDFTTEEGKKLLKEIADFSKPVVVLSGGEPLMRPDIFELAEYGTSLGLRMCMATNGSLVTDEVCEKMKKADIKMVSLSLDGSTAAVHDDFRQCPGAFEGVMKAAELFRKHGQKFLVNSSFTKRNQTDIANTFKVAKSIGATAWYMFMIVPTGRGEEIMSELISKEDYEEILDWHYHQEKNEDDILMRPTCAPHYYRIVPQKAKAEGEKFERRSLTFSTGGGKGCIAAQTICLIDCFGNLKPCSYFHRTAGNVKETPFKELWENSEIFKELRDFKAYKGKCGECEYLNVCGGCRARADAVYGDYMEEEPFCNYVPIKVQRKEQK
- the corA gene encoding magnesium/cobalt transporter CorA — its product is MLRLFKIENGLITEMEFEREDLPNQILKADWIDAHEPDDEERDLLELLLHTDIPEYDEVDEIEISARCFVDSAGIHVHPLFLSQSEGRHMTLTVACILQTNHLITIREGDLADFRLLRMRARRGHVECRSAAELLVILLDQKVENHADTLEDIHRQLEGVSHMVLEDEEAELEDAIDKLARLEDSNGKIRLCLMDTQRDISFLLRHLRDRTDQAETLREIARDVETLMSHTTFLFDKINFLMDSTQGFINIEQNQIIKIFSIAAVVFLPPTLVASIYGMNFDYMPELKMGLGYPWALALMILSGIAPYWYFKRKGWL
- a CDS encoding OmpP1/FadL family transporter, with translation MAKKAVLAAAALLLSISSPEAWATNGDTLIGVAPASRAMGGAGVAAPQDAISAIFANPAAVCMGPYCPGTEVVFASTIYNPSVKATVTMGPQVVSAKSDMRPFIIPAVGMVTPISDRFRFGLGMFGITGMGVDYRNKGIDLNPGSPGAEGDIYTQLQILKFAPNVAFLVTPNFSIGTSLHLLYGSLDLGEGTSHNYGIGEQLGAIYRMGPCSIGASYTTAEKLSHERVSDFGGTEQKTLEMESPRTASAGIAWHATDNLLLEADAKWLNWSDADGYREFDWKDQWVYALGMQYKDPDGLTMRLGYNYGKNPVRLHKNFDLMGTTQIQGNTVSNAGYEYLRIIGFPAIAEHHFSFGVGYQFTGSFEAHLGGMCALSNSVSESDASGTYTFSSKVRETSYDIGLIWHFM
- the hemE gene encoding uroporphyrinogen decarboxylase — translated: MNTRFLDACWGKPVDIVPVWLMRQAGRYLPDYMRVRSKCTFLELCKTPELAAEVTIQPVDILGVDAAILFSDILTPIEPMGMELDFTPGPVFTKPIRTMADVEALKIPKMETDVPYVLDAVKLLRKELAAKVPLIGFGGAPFTLACYMVEGKGSKDFAALKKMMYAEPEIYAALMDKITTMDMEYLNAQIKAGAQAIQIFDTWGGMLSPADYERYVLPYTQRLINGLNRTNVPVIHFVKGAGTMLEIVKEAGGDVMGLDWHVNLGKARDILGDMAVQGNLDPTVLFAPKEIIEREVKRVLDENAGRPGLIFNLGHGILPTVPPENAIFMVDCVHRLSQK